From Neobacillus sp. PS2-9, the proteins below share one genomic window:
- the rplQ gene encoding 50S ribosomal protein L17 encodes MAYRKLGRTSAQRKAMLRDLTTDLIINERIETTETRAKELRVTVEKMITLGKRGDLHARRQAASYVRNEVANAENGQDAVQKLFADIAPRYQERQGGYTRIMKLGPRRGDGAPMVIIELV; translated from the coding sequence ATGGCATACAGAAAGTTAGGACGCACAAGTGCACAGCGTAAAGCTATGCTACGTGATTTAACTACAGATTTAATTATCAACGAGCGCATCGAAACAACAGAAACTCGCGCGAAAGAACTTCGTGTGACTGTTGAAAAGATGATCACTTTAGGTAAACGCGGCGATTTACATGCTCGTCGTCAAGCTGCTTCTTACGTTCGTAATGAAGTTGCTAATGCTGAAAATGGTCAAGATGCTGTTCAAAAACTTTTCGCTGATATCGCTCCACGTTATCAAGAGCGTCAAGGTGGATATACTCGTATTATGAAACTTGGACCTCGCCGCGGTGACGGTGCACCAATGGTTATTATCGAGTTAGTTTAA
- the map gene encoding type I methionyl aminopeptidase translates to MIICKTPKEIEIMREAGRIVALTHQELKKHIAPGMTTRELDRIAEEFIRSKDAIPSFKGYNGFRGSICTSVNNELVHGIPGDRVLHEGDIISIDIGAKYNGYHGDSAWTYAVGKIDENSQRLLDVTEESLYQGLKEAKPGERLSNISHAIQKYVEANGLSIVREYVGHGVGQDLHEDPDIPHFGPPNKGPVLKPGMVLAIEPMVNAGSRYVKTLADDWTVVTVDGKFCAHFEHTIAITETGFEILTKI, encoded by the coding sequence ATGATCATTTGTAAAACCCCTAAGGAAATTGAGATCATGCGGGAAGCTGGTCGAATAGTTGCTTTGACTCATCAGGAGTTAAAGAAACATATCGCTCCAGGTATGACAACGCGTGAATTGGACAGAATTGCTGAAGAGTTTATCCGCAGCAAGGATGCTATTCCTTCGTTTAAAGGGTATAATGGTTTTCGCGGCAGTATTTGTACAAGTGTGAACAATGAACTTGTTCATGGAATTCCTGGGGACCGCGTCCTTCATGAGGGCGATATCATTAGTATCGATATCGGTGCTAAATATAATGGTTATCATGGTGATTCAGCTTGGACCTATGCTGTAGGTAAGATTGATGAAAATTCGCAACGTCTACTCGACGTAACAGAGGAATCACTTTATCAAGGCTTGAAGGAAGCTAAACCGGGCGAGCGACTCTCGAACATCTCCCATGCGATACAAAAGTATGTGGAAGCAAATGGCCTTTCTATTGTACGTGAGTATGTAGGGCACGGAGTAGGGCAAGACTTACATGAGGATCCAGATATTCCTCATTTTGGTCCACCAAACAAAGGTCCTGTATTAAAGCCTGGTATGGTCCTTGCAATTGAACCGATGGTGAATGCCGGAAGCCGGTATGTAAAAACATTGGCTGACGATTGGACGGTTGTTACAGTGGATGGAAAATTTTGTGCACATTTCGAGCACACGATCGCGATCACTGAAACAGGTTTTGAAATATTAACTAAAATTTAG
- a CDS encoding adenylate kinase: MNLVLMGLPGAGKGTQAERIVEKYGIPHISTGDMFRAAMKEGTELGLQAKSFMDKGELVPDEVTIGIVRERLSKDDCQKGFLLDGFPRTVPQAEALENLLADLTKKIDYVINIDVDKNILMDRLTGRRICKDCGSTYHLVFNPPAKEGVCDRCGGELYQRADDNAETVQNRLDVNIEQSAPLLAFYEDKGYLRTIDGQQDISKVLIDIEELLGGLAE, from the coding sequence GTGAATTTAGTTTTAATGGGGCTACCTGGTGCAGGTAAAGGTACTCAAGCTGAACGAATCGTCGAAAAATACGGCATCCCTCATATCTCTACTGGAGATATGTTCCGTGCAGCGATGAAAGAAGGAACCGAACTAGGGTTACAAGCAAAATCTTTCATGGACAAAGGCGAACTTGTTCCTGATGAAGTAACAATCGGCATTGTACGTGAACGTTTAAGTAAAGATGACTGTCAAAAGGGATTTTTACTAGACGGCTTTCCTAGGACTGTACCACAAGCAGAAGCGTTAGAGAATCTATTAGCTGATCTAACTAAAAAGATTGACTACGTGATTAATATCGACGTTGATAAAAATATTTTAATGGATCGTTTGACTGGAAGACGGATTTGCAAGGACTGTGGCTCTACTTATCATTTAGTCTTTAATCCTCCTGCAAAAGAGGGTGTCTGCGACCGCTGCGGCGGGGAGCTGTACCAAAGAGCAGATGATAATGCAGAAACAGTTCAAAATCGCTTAGACGTTAACATCGAGCAATCTGCACCATTATTAGCTTTTTATGAGGATAAGGGTTATTTACGCACAATTGATGGTCAACAAGATATTAGTAAGGTACTTATTGATATCGAGGAATTACTTGGGGGCTTAGCTGAATGA
- a CDS encoding energy-coupling factor ABC transporter ATP-binding protein yields the protein MNESIVSLKGVSFQYEGQERYALNNVTFDIYEGEWLAIVGHNGSGKSTMAKLLNGLQFPQEGEITVCGIGLNEETIWDVRKKLGMVFQNPDNQFVGTTVQDDVAFGLENHGIPRDEMVQRVEDSLKKVKMDKFLYQEPHHLSGGQKQRVAIAGIFALRPSIIILDEATSMLDPRGREEVLETVRVLKEEKSLTVISITHDLEEAAKADRIIVMNKGEVFREGVPEEIFSMDEQLIQLGLDIPFSVKMSKAFRQKGIDLSKHYLSEEELVTELWTSRLNI from the coding sequence ATGAATGAATCAATTGTTTCACTTAAGGGAGTTTCCTTTCAATATGAAGGACAAGAACGCTACGCACTTAATAATGTTACATTCGATATCTATGAAGGTGAATGGCTGGCCATCGTCGGTCATAATGGCTCAGGTAAGTCTACTATGGCAAAGCTCCTTAATGGGTTACAATTCCCACAAGAGGGCGAGATCACGGTATGCGGCATAGGTTTGAATGAAGAAACGATTTGGGATGTCCGTAAAAAATTAGGGATGGTATTTCAAAATCCCGATAACCAATTTGTTGGTACAACTGTACAGGATGATGTGGCTTTTGGTCTAGAAAATCATGGCATACCTAGAGATGAAATGGTCCAACGTGTGGAAGATTCATTGAAGAAAGTGAAAATGGATAAATTTCTATATCAAGAGCCCCACCATCTTTCAGGTGGACAGAAGCAGCGTGTAGCGATTGCTGGCATATTTGCCTTAAGACCTTCTATTATTATTCTAGATGAGGCTACCTCCATGCTTGATCCAAGAGGTCGTGAGGAGGTTTTAGAGACGGTTAGAGTATTAAAAGAAGAAAAGTCTTTAACTGTTATTTCTATAACCCATGACCTAGAAGAGGCAGCAAAAGCAGATCGCATTATTGTTATGAATAAAGGTGAGGTCTTTCGTGAAGGCGTACCTGAAGAGATTTTTTCAATGGACGAGCAGTTGATTCAATTAGGATTGGATATTCCTTTCTCGGTTAAAATGAGCAAAGCTTTTCGTCAAAAAGGGATTGACCTATCCAAGCATTATTTATCGGAAGAAGAGTTGGTGACAGAGCTATGGACATCTCGCTTAAACATATAG
- a CDS encoding DNA-directed RNA polymerase subunit alpha, whose product MIEIEKPKIETVEINDDAKYGKFVVEPLERGYGTTLGNSLRRILLSSLPGAAVTSIQVDGVLHEFSTIEGVVEDVTSIILNIKKLALKIYSDEEKTLEIDVQGEGPVKASNITHDSDVEILNPDLHIATLASNGHLRMRLTARRGRGYTPAELNKREDQPIGVIPIDSIFTPVSRVSYQVENTRVGQMTNFDKLTLDVWTDGSTGPKEAIALGSKILTEHLNIFVGLTDEAQNAEIMIEKEEDQKEKVLEMTIEELDLSVRSYNCLKRAGINTVQELANKTEEDMMKVRNLGRKSLEEVKAKLEELGLGLRKDD is encoded by the coding sequence ATGATCGAAATAGAAAAACCAAAAATCGAAACGGTTGAGATCAACGATGATGCCAAGTACGGGAAGTTCGTCGTAGAGCCACTTGAGCGTGGATATGGTACCACTTTGGGTAACTCCTTACGTCGTATCCTATTATCTTCACTCCCAGGTGCCGCTGTTACATCGATTCAGGTCGATGGGGTACTTCATGAGTTCTCAACAATTGAAGGCGTCGTAGAGGATGTAACATCCATCATTTTAAACATTAAGAAATTAGCTTTAAAAATCTACTCTGACGAAGAAAAAACACTTGAGATTGATGTTCAGGGTGAAGGACCTGTTAAAGCTAGCAATATCACTCATGATAGTGATGTTGAAATCTTAAATCCAGACCTTCATATTGCTACATTAGCTTCAAATGGTCATCTTCGCATGCGCTTAACTGCAAGACGCGGTCGTGGTTATACACCGGCTGAACTGAACAAGAGAGAAGATCAGCCAATTGGTGTGATTCCAATTGACTCAATCTTTACACCAGTTTCTCGTGTGTCCTATCAGGTAGAAAATACCCGCGTAGGTCAAATGACAAATTTTGATAAGCTAACGCTAGATGTTTGGACAGATGGAAGCACTGGGCCAAAAGAAGCGATTGCTCTTGGTTCGAAAATTTTGACCGAGCATTTGAACATTTTCGTTGGGTTAACTGATGAAGCTCAAAATGCTGAAATCATGATTGAAAAAGAAGAAGATCAAAAAGAAAAAGTTCTTGAAATGACTATTGAAGAACTAGACCTTTCTGTTCGTTCTTATAACTGCTTAAAGCGTGCTGGAATCAACACTGTTCAGGAATTAGCTAATAAGACTGAAGAAGATATGATGAAGGTTCGTAACTTAGGCCGCAAATCACTCGAAGAAGTGAAGGCGAAACTAGAAGAGCTTGGATTAGGCTTGCGTAAGGACGACTAG
- the infA gene encoding translation initiation factor IF-1: protein MAKDDVIEIEGKVIETLPNAMFKVELENGHTVLAHVSGKIRMHFIRILPGDKVTVELSPYDLTRGRITYRFK from the coding sequence ATGGCCAAAGATGATGTAATTGAAATTGAAGGTAAAGTAATTGAAACTTTGCCAAATGCAATGTTTAAGGTAGAATTAGAAAATGGTCATACTGTGCTAGCTCATGTTTCTGGCAAAATTCGAATGCACTTCATTCGAATCCTTCCGGGTGACAAGGTGACTGTTGAGCTTTCTCCATATGACTTAACACGCGGAAGAATTACTTACCGCTTTAAATAA
- the rpsK gene encoding 30S ribosomal protein S11 gives MARKTNTRKRRVKKNIESGIAHIRSTFNNTIVTITDVHGNAISWSSAGALGFKGSRKSTPFAAQMAAETAAKTSIEHGMKTLEVTVKGPGAGREAAIRALQAAGLEVTAIKDVTPVPHNGCRPPKRRRV, from the coding sequence ATGGCACGTAAAACTAATACACGTAAACGTCGTGTTAAAAAGAATATTGAATCTGGGATCGCTCATATCCGTTCAACTTTTAACAATACGATCGTAACTATCACTGATGTTCATGGTAATGCAATTTCATGGTCAAGTGCTGGTGCTCTTGGATTTAAAGGTTCTCGTAAATCTACTCCATTCGCAGCGCAAATGGCAGCTGAAACTGCAGCAAAGACATCTATCGAACATGGTATGAAAACTTTAGAAGTTACAGTTAAAGGACCTGGTGCAGGCCGTGAAGCTGCTATCCGTGCACTTCAAGCTGCTGGTCTTGAAGTAACTGCAATCAAAGACGTTACACCTGTTCCTCATAATGGATGCCGTCCACCAAAACGCCGTCGTGTCTAA
- the rpsM gene encoding 30S ribosomal protein S13: protein MARIAGVDIPREKRVVISLTYIYGIGKNTAQKVLADAGVSENTRVRDLTEDELNKIRDIIDKLKVEGDLRREISLNIKRLMEIGCYRGLRHRRGLPVRGQNTKNNARTRKGPRKTVANKKK, encoded by the coding sequence ATGGCACGTATTGCTGGTGTAGATATTCCACGTGAAAAGCGTGTAGTTATCTCTTTAACTTACATTTATGGTATTGGTAAAAATACTGCACAAAAAGTATTAGCAGATGCAGGTGTTTCTGAAAATACTCGTGTGCGTGATTTAACAGAAGACGAATTAAACAAAATCCGTGACATCATCGACAAATTAAAAGTTGAAGGTGATCTTCGCCGTGAAATTTCTCTTAACATTAAGCGTTTAATGGAAATCGGCTGCTACCGCGGATTACGTCATCGTCGTGGTTTACCGGTTCGTGGACAAAATACGAAAAACAACGCTCGTACACGCAAAGGTCCTCGTAAGACTGTTGCGAACAAGAAGAAGTAA
- the rpmJ gene encoding 50S ribosomal protein L36: MKVRPSVKPICEKCKVIRRRGKVMVICENPKHKQKQG, from the coding sequence ATGAAAGTAAGACCATCTGTTAAACCGATCTGCGAAAAGTGCAAAGTTATCCGTAGACGCGGAAAAGTTATGGTTATCTGTGAAAACCCTAAACATAAACAAAAACAAGGTTAA